A single genomic interval of Juglans regia cultivar Chandler chromosome 1, Walnut 2.0, whole genome shotgun sequence harbors:
- the LOC109011540 gene encoding IAA-amino acid hydrolase ILR1-like 4 translates to MLSVFKASVHRCNATVTFNANDQKPFYPVTVNDKDLHEHFQKVEGNMLGGHNVLEMQPMMGAEDFSIYAEVIPGYLVYIGMKNETKGKFKRGHSPYFMVNEDALPYGAALHASVVTKYLLENKPKPNLPKAVSFRDEL, encoded by the exons ATGCTTAGTGTCTTTAAG GCAAGTGTACACAGGTGCAATGCAACTGTCACTTTTAATGCAAATGATCAGAAGCCCTTTTACCCAGTGACTGTAAATGACAAAGATCTACACGAGCATTTCCAGAAAGTTGAAGGGAATATGCTAGGTGGCCATAACGTATTAGAAATGCAACCAATGATGGGAGCAGAAGACTTCTCGATTTATGCAGAGGTGATTCCCGGATACTTAGTCTACATTGGGATGAAGAATGAGACTAAAGGAAAGTTTAAACGGGGACATTCACCTTACTTTATGGTTAATGAAGATGCACTTCCTTATGGAGCAGCATTACATGCATCAGTGGTCACCAAGTACCTCCTGGAAAACAAGCCCAAACCTAATCTGCCAAAGGCTGTGAGCTTTCGTGATGAGCTCTAA